A genomic segment from Leptospira ryugenii encodes:
- a CDS encoding PP2C family protein-serine/threonine phosphatase — protein sequence MKAIRIKITTTLPLVLWLLSLIPMDRLTAETVVVNPFDKMPLSEDWTFSLEGSHHTKPVQIAKGLVEQGYPPPTNGRYRIHFFYPEGTVFPAQGIYLNRIQEADKIYLNGVQIGGTGNFPPYGEYSPNWYYKRLYYLPDGLIKRGAQNTIEIHVFYQNKTLPGGIFRSVPEIGNLELLRGNILVEDLRDLCILMLFFGIGAYQIFAIILRKKAFAQTYLLLSSICFVFWRLPLLNITHTYSGLSFFTLLKIFFVSQTLFPAALLLFSYSIFRDPIRLKEFLLLALVFCIAAINLLPIGIADRIILLRIWEVLLLPLVFFVIRGVYRASRIFKREALLLGLGFLIVCIAGLIDILIDVTSGKNIYLTQYGFLFLMLLSAVTVSARNAINEQELSELTRDLEKRVQIRTEEINQKNYKLQEDLFFASQLQGHLLPKDPPDLHGLRLHPTYLPMEQVGGDFYDWVVIDQDRLLLFVADVAGHGVPAALVSSMVKVQFREIAKDTFRPGAVLSRMNDSLIHLVSKYYITASCALIDLKTQTITLSSAGHPNPFVYNVNVPQFQFFKVRGSILGWRESFVYPEVEESLHPGDRIIFYTDGVTEARTDGKMFGESSLIRIVQSSRNKSIQELAEAIQIEILDFSDSELKDDITYVILEIV from the coding sequence ATGAAGGCAATTCGGATCAAAATCACTACAACATTGCCTCTGGTTCTTTGGCTTCTCAGCCTTATACCCATGGATCGGCTCACCGCTGAAACCGTTGTCGTCAATCCCTTCGATAAAATGCCTTTGTCAGAAGATTGGACCTTCTCCTTAGAAGGAAGCCACCACACAAAACCTGTGCAGATCGCCAAAGGTTTGGTGGAACAAGGCTATCCTCCACCAACAAATGGGCGCTACCGGATTCATTTTTTCTATCCAGAAGGAACTGTGTTTCCTGCCCAAGGCATTTATCTCAATCGCATACAAGAAGCAGACAAAATTTATTTGAATGGTGTACAAATTGGTGGGACTGGAAATTTTCCGCCCTACGGAGAATATTCACCTAATTGGTATTATAAGAGATTATATTATCTACCAGATGGATTGATCAAACGAGGTGCACAAAATACAATAGAGATCCATGTATTCTACCAAAATAAAACATTGCCAGGCGGTATCTTTCGCTCCGTCCCTGAAATCGGAAACCTAGAATTACTCAGGGGGAACATCCTCGTTGAAGATTTGAGAGACCTTTGTATTCTAATGTTATTCTTTGGTATTGGAGCATACCAAATCTTTGCAATCATACTTCGCAAGAAAGCATTTGCTCAAACCTATCTACTACTTTCCAGTATCTGCTTTGTTTTTTGGAGACTTCCACTTTTAAATATCACACACACATATAGTGGTCTGAGTTTTTTTACTCTTCTAAAAATCTTTTTTGTATCTCAAACTTTATTTCCAGCGGCACTACTTTTATTCAGCTACTCAATTTTCCGAGATCCCATCCGATTGAAGGAGTTTTTATTGTTAGCTTTGGTGTTTTGCATTGCAGCTATCAATCTTCTCCCCATCGGAATTGCTGACCGGATCATACTCTTACGGATCTGGGAAGTACTCTTACTTCCCTTGGTCTTTTTTGTCATCAGAGGAGTTTACCGTGCCTCAAGGATCTTCAAACGAGAGGCTCTGCTCTTAGGCCTGGGATTTCTCATTGTTTGTATTGCTGGGCTTATTGATATCCTCATTGATGTGACCAGCGGAAAAAACATATATCTCACCCAATACGGATTTCTTTTCCTTATGCTATTGTCTGCTGTTACTGTCAGTGCTAGGAATGCGATTAATGAACAAGAACTCTCAGAACTGACGAGAGATTTAGAAAAGCGCGTACAAATTCGTACGGAAGAAATTAACCAAAAGAATTATAAATTGCAAGAAGACTTGTTTTTTGCATCACAACTCCAAGGTCATCTATTGCCTAAGGATCCGCCCGACTTACATGGATTAAGACTTCACCCTACCTATTTGCCAATGGAACAAGTAGGCGGAGACTTTTATGATTGGGTTGTCATTGACCAAGATAGATTGCTTTTGTTTGTTGCTGACGTTGCTGGCCATGGTGTTCCTGCCGCACTTGTCTCTTCCATGGTCAAAGTTCAATTTCGGGAAATTGCAAAAGATACATTTCGCCCAGGTGCAGTGCTGTCTCGAATGAATGACTCTTTGATACACCTAGTGAGCAAATACTACATTACTGCATCCTGTGCGCTCATAGATTTGAAAACCCAGACAATCACTCTGAGCAGTGCAGGCCATCCAAATCCTTTTGTTTATAACGTAAATGTGCCGCAGTTTCAATTTTTTAAAGTAAGAGGTTCGATCCTTGGTTGGAGAGAGTCTTTCGTCTATCCAGAAGTCGAGGAATCACTGCATCCAGGCGATCGTATCATCTTTTATACCGATGGTGTCACGGAAGCAAGAACAGATGGTAAAATGTTTGGTGAATCTAGCTTGATTCGGATCGTACAATCAAGTCGCAATAAATCCATCCAAGAGTTGGCAGAAGCCATCCAAATTGAAATTTTGGACTTTTCCGATAGTGAACTGAAGGATGATATAACCTACGTTATACTAGAGATTGTTTAA
- the eutC gene encoding ethanolamine ammonia-lyase subunit EutC, protein MTESEFESSWEPWRQFTAARVGLRRSGGSIGTKDLLRFRLDHAKARDAVWGECDWPFLLEEIKNITKLVQVKSRVQTKQEYLLRPDLGRKLDQDSERFLEQSPLIEDPSKILICASDGLSATALNQNLIPLLLLLCQELKSRFQFLPPVVLVERGRVAIGDEVASRLQKSVLIMLIGERPGLSSVDSLGAYLTFQPKPGYTDESRNCISNIRPEGMALPMAVKKIAYLVEEMLLKKISGVQLKDRMEASLEEKEIKKLNNL, encoded by the coding sequence ATGACTGAATCAGAATTTGAATCTTCATGGGAACCCTGGAGGCAGTTTACAGCCGCAAGAGTTGGCCTACGGAGATCAGGTGGCTCCATAGGAACAAAGGATTTGTTGCGATTTCGTTTAGACCATGCAAAGGCAAGAGATGCAGTTTGGGGGGAATGCGATTGGCCATTCCTCTTAGAAGAAATTAAAAACATAACCAAACTTGTTCAAGTAAAGAGCCGAGTCCAGACTAAGCAGGAATATTTACTCAGACCAGATCTTGGTAGAAAATTGGACCAAGACTCTGAACGATTTTTAGAACAGAGTCCATTGATAGAGGACCCTTCAAAGATTCTGATCTGTGCATCAGACGGACTTTCTGCAACTGCTCTCAACCAAAATTTAATCCCTCTACTGTTGCTCCTTTGCCAAGAGCTGAAGTCTCGTTTCCAATTCCTTCCTCCTGTAGTGCTTGTGGAAAGAGGAAGGGTTGCCATAGGAGATGAGGTTGCATCCAGATTGCAAAAATCTGTTCTCATTATGCTCATTGGGGAACGACCGGGTTTGAGTTCAGTCGATAGTCTTGGTGCTTACCTCACTTTTCAGCCAAAACCTGGTTATACGGACGAAAGCCGAAATTGTATCTCAAACATAAGACCAGAGGGAATGGCATTGCCGATGGCTGTAAAAAAGATCGCGTATCTTGTGGAAGAGATGCTTTTGAAAAAGATTTCAGGTGTTCAACTTAAAGATAGAATGGAAGCATCCTTAGAAGAAAAAGAAATTAAAAAATTAAACAATCTCTAG
- a CDS encoding ethanolamine ammonia-lyase subunit EutB has protein sequence MHRWSIGNRTYHFESLKSLLAKASPLRSGDVLAGLAAETMEERVAAQYCLADLPLSHFLQEELIPSEVDEVSRLIAKQFDANAFSEISHLTVGGFREWILSEKTDPETLQRVRFALRPEMVAAVSKLMSIQDLILGAQKCRVVTGFRNTIGEKGRLSVRLQPNHPTDDLKGIAASILDGLLLGSGDAVIGINPATDSLAITRQLLDFTDSIRRKYEIPTQTCVLCHVTNSIELMNSGAPVDLVFQSIGGSQKLNESFGFNLGILKEAYEQALSLKRFTVKPNVMYFETGQGSALSANAHHGIDQQTMEVRAYAVAREFSPLLVNTVVGFIGPEYLFNGKQIIRAGLEDHFCGKLMGLPMGVDICYTNHADADSDDMDMLMTLLAVAGVNFIMGIPGSDDVMLSYQSTSFHDTLYLRQSLGLRPSPEFEHWLESRGIINENLLPVSNSQKQLLAGFSEAFYD, from the coding sequence ATGCATCGTTGGTCTATCGGGAATCGAACGTACCATTTTGAATCTTTGAAATCTCTCCTGGCCAAGGCAAGCCCTCTTCGTTCGGGAGATGTTTTGGCTGGATTGGCAGCGGAAACTATGGAAGAGAGAGTGGCTGCCCAATATTGTTTGGCCGACCTTCCCCTTTCCCATTTTTTACAAGAGGAATTGATTCCATCTGAAGTGGATGAAGTATCACGATTGATCGCAAAACAATTTGATGCGAATGCCTTCTCTGAAATCAGCCATTTAACGGTGGGAGGCTTCCGAGAGTGGATTTTGTCAGAAAAAACAGACCCAGAAACTTTGCAGCGAGTCCGTTTTGCGCTTCGTCCCGAGATGGTTGCCGCAGTATCCAAACTCATGTCTATCCAAGATCTCATCTTAGGTGCCCAAAAGTGCAGAGTGGTGACAGGTTTTCGAAATACCATTGGTGAAAAGGGCCGTTTATCTGTCCGTTTACAACCAAACCATCCTACAGACGATCTAAAGGGAATCGCGGCTAGCATTTTGGATGGATTGCTTTTGGGATCTGGAGATGCGGTAATCGGTATCAATCCAGCGACTGACAGTTTGGCGATCACTAGGCAATTGCTCGATTTTACCGATTCGATTCGTAGAAAATATGAAATCCCTACACAGACATGCGTTCTATGCCACGTGACAAATTCCATTGAGCTCATGAACTCAGGTGCACCGGTGGATCTCGTATTTCAATCGATAGGTGGAAGCCAAAAGCTAAACGAAAGTTTTGGATTTAATTTGGGTATCTTAAAAGAAGCCTACGAACAAGCTTTATCGCTAAAACGTTTTACGGTTAAACCAAATGTTATGTACTTTGAAACGGGACAAGGAAGTGCTCTCTCTGCAAATGCTCACCATGGCATTGACCAACAGACAATGGAAGTAAGAGCCTATGCAGTGGCTAGAGAATTCTCACCATTGTTAGTCAATACAGTTGTGGGATTCATTGGTCCAGAATATCTATTCAATGGAAAACAAATCATCCGTGCAGGTTTGGAAGACCATTTCTGTGGTAAATTGATGGGCTTACCTATGGGTGTAGATATCTGTTATACGAATCATGCTGATGCAGACTCTGATGACATGGATATGTTGATGACTTTACTTGCTGTTGCGGGAGTTAACTTCATCATGGGAATACCTGGCTCAGACGATGTTATGTTATCCTACCAAAGCACTTCATTCCATGACACTCTCTATCTACGTCAATCACTAGGACTAAGGCCTTCTCCAGAATTTGAACATTGGTTAGAATCTCGGGGTATCATAAATGAAAATCTTTTACCAGTATCAAATTCACAAAAACAATTGTTAGCTGGTTTTTCTGAGGCTTTTTATGACTGA
- a CDS encoding LytR/AlgR family response regulator transcription factor — protein sequence MPEERQIQTLVVEDEYPARMLMIDYILNCPELKLAGIAEDGNKAIDLLKEKQFDLVFIDINLPAITGIDIIKLAKQDGTSFIFTTAYSEYAVEAFNLEAVDYLLKPFSFDRFRKSVEKFLKMIKEKGNASPENPQSGRLHIQSESATHILNLSEIHYVSSHNKSSVIHTENKDYETPKLLKEIEEKLPSETFVRIHKGYLVNKLFIANLRYDKGGAYLLQLKNLDETVLPVGRSYALALKEMLGLR from the coding sequence ATGCCAGAAGAAAGACAAATCCAAACTTTGGTTGTGGAGGATGAATACCCAGCACGGATGCTGATGATCGATTATATCCTAAACTGTCCCGAACTCAAACTGGCCGGGATCGCAGAAGATGGGAACAAGGCCATTGATCTTTTAAAAGAGAAACAGTTTGATTTGGTTTTTATTGACATCAATTTACCTGCCATAACTGGCATAGACATCATCAAACTGGCAAAGCAAGATGGAACTTCTTTTATCTTCACAACCGCCTATAGTGAATACGCAGTTGAAGCCTTCAATCTAGAAGCCGTGGATTACCTTTTGAAACCCTTTTCCTTTGATCGGTTTAGAAAGTCGGTAGAAAAGTTCCTGAAAATGATCAAAGAGAAAGGAAACGCCAGTCCAGAAAATCCACAAAGTGGTCGCCTGCACATCCAAAGCGAATCCGCTACACATATCCTCAATTTGTCCGAAATTCACTATGTATCTTCTCATAACAAAAGTTCCGTGATTCACACCGAAAACAAAGATTATGAAACACCCAAATTACTAAAGGAAATCGAAGAAAAACTTCCAAGTGAAACCTTTGTTCGAATTCACAAAGGTTATTTAGTCAACAAACTATTCATAGCTAACCTTCGTTATGATAAGGGCGGAGCCTATCTTCTACAGCTAAAAAACCTAGATGAAACTGTACTCCCAGTTGGAAGATCCTATGCCTTAGCCTTGAAAGAAATGTTAGGTTTGCGTTAA
- a CDS encoding LIC20211 family lipoprotein translates to MKHFKLFTVSALLLFIFGNCASSTVGLATSNRPIPNTTYETIKTVDKVFTWYSIDIILIGASTDTPPIDKIYSDLVGTEEADAIVNIRYYNEKAVFGPFLRHRFGIKGDLVRFTNANANTTTTKGKTR, encoded by the coding sequence ATGAAACATTTCAAACTCTTTACCGTATCTGCTTTGCTTCTATTCATATTCGGAAATTGTGCCTCTTCAACAGTGGGACTTGCGACAAGCAACAGACCGATTCCTAACACTACCTATGAAACGATTAAAACTGTAGATAAGGTTTTTACATGGTACTCGATCGACATCATCTTAATTGGGGCAAGTACAGACACTCCTCCGATTGATAAAATCTATTCTGATTTAGTGGGCACAGAGGAAGCAGATGCCATTGTGAATATTCGCTATTACAATGAAAAAGCAGTCTTCGGTCCTTTTCTCCGCCATAGATTTGGAATCAAGGGAGATTTGGTTCGTTTTACCAACGCAAACGCGAACACTACGACTACAAAGGGAAAGACAAGATAA